The Clostridium aceticum genomic interval ATTATAAAATTAAAAAGATTATATTTTTTGGTTTGCTTCTAACCAATGAAAAATTTAACCTGACTATAAGAGAAACTCAAGTGTTATTTGAAAAGTATTACAGAAACAGTAATGGCAACGAAATTGCCCAGAAACTAAATATTTCACAACAAACAGTTAAAACTCATATAAAAAATGTCTATAGTAAACTGGGAGTTAATAGCTTGAAAGAATGCAGGGATTTGTTGAAGGAG includes:
- a CDS encoding helix-turn-helix transcriptional regulator is translated as MIIENKKKEKLNETSSDYKIKKIIFFGLLLTNEKFNLTIRETQVLFEKYYRNSNGNEIAQKLNISQQTVKTHIKNVYSKLGVNSLKECRDLLKELLEKKD